The proteins below are encoded in one region of Microbispora sp. NBC_01189:
- a CDS encoding amino acid adenylation domain-containing protein, whose protein sequence is MSQRPELESMTPEEKRALLAKLLDGSVETTPSTLLLEQRRLWLLHQLDNAKPWQVSAAVRLSGPIDPAAMQQALVAVVQRHEVLRATFREVNGQAIATTAAAVTLRLPVHDIDPGDLDGELARVAAAETATRFDLGRGPLVRASLLRAAPDDHVFLLTAHQMVADRRSVRLIVDEVLSRYTALSGGAEALPTETPAGTPAGTPADFRSLVDAQRGWSESDDAGEAVDYWRARLAALSPLELPTDRPRPPLKTIHGDAVTVPVPASLADALTAGREDPGPTLLAAYAAVLSRYSQQNDLAIGVPATGSWTAPGSTATEGTALDGTRDSTVGPLENIVPLRVELRAGDGLGALTGRVADARAQALAHARLPFDRIVDAAQPQRDLSRTPLFQTTFAFEEDTEDRALPGAVARPLDLPVTWTPHDIDLFAVRRGDGLHLRAQYNTDLFDRGTVERFLGHVLVVLTEGLARPDHPLADIPLLTPEEHERIVAGWNDTRTGRDRSLTLHALVERAAQAHPERTAITGGGVEISYASLDGRADALAAELVARGAGPESRVGVVVDRSPHSVVALLGVLKAGAAYVPLDPSYPADRLTFIADDAGIGLLVGRAEALAALPVTLAGRARVSVPVTDPDQPAGRAVVAAGPANLAYVIYTSGSTGRPKGVAVEHRQIAHATEARTACEGPGLPERYLVLAPLTFDAAGGGLYWTLTRGGTVVLPTETEVLDPRLLGRLIRNREVTHVDGVPSQYALLLETDPEPRPSVRATVVAGEALPPSLVAEHFRHSPDAALFNEYGPTEATVWASVHPVSPADADAPRVPIGRPIPDARIHLLDRRLHPVPPGVPGELYIGGEGTARGYVNRPAMTAERFLPDPFTPGGRLYRTGDLARYRPDGTIEFLGRADTQVKIRGFRVEPAEVENVVLRHPLVSEAVVTVREDQPGMPRLVAYVVPVSGRILTQEALVNHVLGQVPDYMVPSAFVTLERMPLTRHGKIDLAALPTPQEVAAGDFVEPRTTLEAEIAETFASVLGLPRLSVTADFFSLGGNSLLVARLAAQLSRQHTIELPIDDIFRVPTVEGIARVVELQQRERSAQDNAALYLQQLADLQADVTLDPAVRPDGLPRARWFEPEHVLVTGATGYLGAFVAVELIERTDAVVHCLVRGQSRDEAWDRLEEVLRKYRAWDESYRSRLRVVTGDLAKPALGLSKEAYDELAGSLDAIYHSGAIVNFTYPYEAMKAANVLGTEELLRLATTTRLKAFHLISSVDVFMGTGAERPFTEQDLTDRPKKIPTGYPRTKWVSERIVTLARDRGVPVTVQRPWMITGHTQTGASHETDYLYVYLKGFLDLGVLPLYNDVINAVPVDYTAKAIVYTSLQEENLGRNFNITNREPTTMQQCYEWLRSFGYALNVVEEEEARRQALAVDEDHILYPLTPILRVASMRHAALDPDLQERVNPLDECRVLTAALDGSGIECPPVNEEWAHSCFRFLVENGYLPAPDEVAARVAA, encoded by the coding sequence ATGAGCCAGCGGCCGGAATTGGAGTCGATGACCCCGGAGGAGAAGCGTGCGCTGCTCGCCAAGCTCCTGGACGGATCGGTCGAGACGACACCGAGCACCCTTCTCCTGGAGCAGCGCCGCCTGTGGCTGCTGCACCAGCTGGACAACGCCAAACCCTGGCAGGTCAGCGCCGCGGTGCGGCTGTCCGGCCCGATCGACCCGGCGGCGATGCAGCAGGCGCTCGTCGCCGTGGTGCAGCGGCACGAGGTGCTGCGGGCGACCTTCCGCGAGGTCAACGGCCAGGCCATCGCCACCACCGCGGCGGCGGTGACGCTGCGGCTGCCCGTCCACGACATCGACCCCGGCGACCTCGACGGCGAGCTCGCGCGGGTCGCGGCGGCCGAGACCGCGACCCGCTTCGACCTCGGCAGGGGGCCGCTGGTCCGCGCGTCGCTGCTGCGCGCCGCCCCGGACGACCACGTCTTCCTGCTCACCGCGCACCAGATGGTCGCCGACCGGCGCTCGGTCCGGCTGATCGTCGACGAGGTGCTGTCGCGCTACACGGCGCTGTCCGGCGGCGCCGAGGCCCTGCCCACCGAGACGCCCGCCGGCACGCCCGCCGGCACGCCCGCCGACTTCCGTTCGCTCGTGGACGCCCAGCGCGGCTGGAGCGAGAGCGACGACGCGGGTGAGGCCGTCGACTACTGGCGTGCCCGGCTGGCCGCCCTCAGCCCGCTGGAGCTGCCGACCGACCGGCCGCGCCCGCCGCTGAAGACCATCCACGGCGACGCGGTCACGGTCCCGGTGCCCGCCTCCCTGGCCGACGCGCTGACCGCCGGGCGCGAGGACCCCGGGCCGACGCTGCTGGCCGCGTACGCCGCCGTGCTCTCGCGTTACTCCCAGCAGAACGACCTCGCGATCGGCGTCCCGGCGACGGGATCGTGGACCGCCCCCGGCAGCACCGCCACCGAGGGCACCGCACTGGACGGCACGCGGGACAGCACGGTCGGGCCGCTGGAGAACATCGTGCCGCTGCGCGTCGAACTGCGGGCCGGCGACGGCCTCGGCGCGCTGACCGGGCGCGTCGCCGACGCCCGCGCGCAGGCCCTGGCGCACGCGCGGCTCCCGTTCGACCGGATCGTGGACGCGGCGCAGCCCCAGCGCGACCTGAGCCGCACGCCGCTGTTCCAGACCACCTTCGCCTTCGAGGAGGACACCGAGGACCGCGCCCTGCCCGGCGCGGTGGCGCGGCCCCTCGACCTGCCGGTGACCTGGACCCCGCACGACATCGACCTGTTCGCGGTGCGGCGCGGCGACGGCCTGCACCTGCGCGCGCAGTACAACACCGACCTGTTCGACCGGGGCACGGTCGAGCGGTTCCTCGGCCACGTCCTGGTGGTGCTCACCGAGGGGCTGGCCCGCCCCGACCACCCGCTCGCCGACATCCCGCTGCTCACCCCGGAGGAGCACGAGCGGATCGTGGCCGGATGGAACGACACGCGGACCGGCCGCGACCGGTCGCTCACCCTGCACGCGCTCGTCGAGCGGGCGGCCCAGGCGCACCCGGAGCGTACGGCGATCACCGGCGGCGGCGTCGAGATCAGCTACGCCTCCCTCGACGGCCGCGCGGACGCGCTCGCGGCCGAGCTGGTCGCGCGGGGCGCCGGCCCCGAGTCACGGGTGGGCGTCGTGGTCGACCGGTCGCCGCACAGTGTGGTGGCCCTGCTCGGCGTGCTCAAGGCCGGGGCGGCGTACGTGCCGCTCGACCCCTCCTACCCGGCCGACCGGCTGACGTTCATCGCCGACGACGCCGGGATCGGCCTGCTCGTCGGACGCGCGGAGGCCCTGGCCGCCCTGCCCGTCACGCTGGCCGGGCGGGCCCGGGTCAGCGTTCCCGTCACCGACCCCGATCAGCCCGCGGGCCGTGCGGTCGTCGCGGCGGGTCCCGCCAACCTGGCCTACGTCATCTACACCTCCGGGTCGACCGGCCGGCCCAAGGGCGTCGCGGTCGAGCACCGGCAGATCGCGCACGCCACCGAGGCCCGTACGGCCTGCGAGGGGCCGGGCCTGCCCGAGCGCTACCTGGTGCTCGCGCCGCTGACCTTCGACGCGGCCGGCGGCGGCCTCTACTGGACGCTCACCCGCGGCGGCACGGTCGTGCTGCCGACCGAGACGGAGGTGCTCGACCCCCGCCTGCTGGGCCGGCTCATCCGGAACCGCGAGGTCACCCACGTCGACGGCGTGCCCTCGCAGTACGCCCTGCTGCTGGAGACCGACCCGGAGCCCCGCCCGTCGGTCCGCGCGACCGTCGTCGCGGGCGAGGCGCTCCCGCCGAGCCTGGTCGCCGAGCACTTCCGCCACTCGCCGGACGCCGCGCTGTTCAACGAGTACGGCCCGACGGAGGCCACGGTGTGGGCCTCGGTGCATCCGGTGTCGCCGGCGGACGCCGACGCGCCCCGCGTGCCGATCGGCCGCCCGATCCCGGACGCGCGGATCCACCTGCTGGACCGGCGGCTCCACCCGGTGCCCCCGGGGGTGCCGGGCGAGCTGTACATCGGCGGCGAGGGCACGGCCCGCGGCTACGTCAACCGCCCCGCGATGACCGCGGAGCGCTTCCTGCCCGACCCGTTCACGCCGGGGGGCCGGCTCTACCGGACCGGCGACCTGGCCCGCTACCGGCCCGACGGCACCATCGAGTTCCTCGGCCGGGCCGACACCCAGGTCAAGATCCGCGGGTTCCGGGTCGAGCCGGCCGAGGTCGAGAACGTGGTGCTGCGCCACCCCCTCGTCTCCGAGGCCGTGGTCACCGTACGCGAGGACCAGCCCGGCATGCCGCGCCTGGTCGCGTACGTGGTGCCGGTGAGCGGCCGCATTCTGACCCAGGAGGCGCTGGTCAACCACGTGCTCGGGCAGGTGCCCGACTACATGGTGCCGAGCGCCTTCGTCACGCTGGAGCGGATGCCGCTGACCCGGCACGGCAAGATCGACCTCGCCGCGCTGCCCACGCCGCAGGAGGTGGCCGCGGGCGACTTCGTCGAGCCGCGCACCACGCTGGAGGCGGAGATCGCCGAGACCTTCGCCTCGGTGCTCGGCCTGCCCCGGCTCAGCGTCACGGCCGACTTCTTCTCCCTCGGCGGCAACTCGCTGCTGGTGGCCCGGCTCGCCGCGCAGCTGTCGCGCCAGCACACGATCGAGCTGCCGATCGACGACATCTTCCGCGTGCCGACCGTCGAGGGCATCGCCCGGGTCGTCGAGCTCCAGCAGCGCGAGCGCAGCGCCCAGGACAACGCCGCCCTCTATCTTCAGCAGCTCGCCGACCTGCAGGCCGACGTCACGCTCGACCCCGCCGTACGGCCCGACGGCCTGCCGCGCGCCCGGTGGTTCGAGCCGGAGCACGTGCTGGTCACCGGTGCCACCGGCTACCTCGGCGCCTTCGTCGCGGTCGAGCTGATCGAGCGCACCGACGCGGTCGTGCACTGCCTGGTGCGCGGCCAGAGCCGGGACGAGGCGTGGGACCGCCTGGAGGAGGTGCTGCGCAAGTACCGGGCGTGGGACGAGTCGTACCGGTCGAGGCTGCGGGTGGTGACCGGCGACCTCGCCAAGCCGGCCCTCGGCCTGTCGAAGGAGGCGTACGACGAGCTGGCCGGGTCGCTGGACGCGATCTATCACAGCGGCGCGATCGTCAACTTCACCTACCCCTACGAGGCGATGAAGGCCGCGAACGTCCTCGGCACGGAGGAGCTGCTACGGCTGGCGACGACCACCCGGCTCAAGGCGTTCCACCTGATCTCCAGCGTGGACGTCTTCATGGGCACGGGCGCGGAGCGCCCCTTCACCGAGCAGGACCTCACCGACCGGCCCAAAAAGATCCCCACGGGCTACCCCCGGACGAAGTGGGTCTCCGAGCGGATCGTCACCCTCGCCCGCGACCGCGGCGTGCCGGTCACCGTGCAGCGGCCGTGGATGATCACCGGTCACACCCAGACCGGCGCCTCCCACGAGACCGACTACCTGTACGTCTACCTCAAGGGCTTCCTGGACCTCGGCGTGCTGCCGCTCTACAACGACGTCATCAACGCGGTGCCCGTCGACTACACGGCCAAGGCGATCGTCTACACCTCCCTGCAGGAGGAGAACCTCGGCCGGAACTTCAACATCACCAACCGGGAGCCGACCACGATGCAGCAGTGCTACGAGTGGCTGCGGTCGTTCGGCTACGCCCTCAACGTCGTCGAGGAGGAGGAGGCCAGGCGGCAGGCCCTCGCGGTCGACGAGGACCACATCCTCTACCCGCTGACCCCGATCCTGCGCGTGGCGTCCATGCGGCACGCCGCCCTCGACCCCGACCTGCAGGAGCGGGTCAACCCGCTGGACGAGTGCCGGGTGCTGACCGCGGCCCTGGACGGGTCCGGCATCGAATGCCCGCCGGTCAACGAGGAGTGGGCCCACTCCTGCTTCCGCTTCCTCGTGGAGAACGGCTATCTCCCGGCCCCCGACGAGGTGGCCGCGCGGGTCGCGGCGTAG
- a CDS encoding MbtH family protein, with amino-acid sequence MGIDDPETVFQVVVNDEEQYSIWFADRPVPPGWAGVGVTGRKQECLDHIEKVWIDMRPRSLREHAA; translated from the coding sequence ATGGGCATCGATGACCCCGAGACCGTCTTCCAGGTCGTCGTGAACGACGAGGAGCAGTACTCCATCTGGTTCGCCGACCGGCCCGTGCCGCCCGGCTGGGCCGGCGTCGGCGTCACGGGCCGCAAGCAGGAGTGCCTGGACCACATCGAGAAGGTCTGGATCGACATGCGCCCCCGGTCGCTGCGCGAGCACGCCGCCTGA